A region from the Bactrocera dorsalis isolate Fly_Bdor chromosome 1, ASM2337382v1, whole genome shotgun sequence genome encodes:
- the LOC105222165 gene encoding E3 ubiquitin-protein ligase lubel isoform X3: protein MATHSNANTFSTKLNRNVLTMPKWVTETHDRIGPKPPPPPSPTTSDNTLKVPVLPPKTKNLPEPDYEVIEFSGQQYSNEVLKAGSRSKTPSTPDAKLKCTLCGSHNPWVTCEECAQQIFCASCDDMFHKHPKRRTHVRKAIDQSRPPLPPKILPGQNGPTPPVAPPRRKARGFTPLLPRKEQVNTNTLPIPPSPTPSLRSTSWQDRVNSLKSGLNLMNRPLPDTPKTPTSEHTSSRSVTPKSVFDSIQRPPSVTLEKIKSKASATLDRMTLLQQRYRQHKEESLKGNTDHSGSVTDQNLSFDQWSTISPSPSHFRSGSMSSGINSSHFDLTDDTHFHNMFNQRQMHTSAAQQQRANGQLGTRGMSTSVFNLNHINRRAPEPQHAWMNNPMQQAQSMAHLNCATCANPQSNAWHAHQQRMPMNMPNTEWGNQFNSQQQLNRSNLSLNVGAGYMLPHHHGAGGMMAPPPVFMNQTGMMAGMYPYPYNAGMPVMNPGLMGMPPPTRSRATSRAGSRAVSPAMSRKSMPVRRKQRTTSYVEDELTDDEDSDQDDRRSIVSNRSGMTNTLRARQRRISSASQLLDDESETNPRQTRGKLRDTRDRRGSIAKSVQSDWLPGRRTTVNHNNTGNRQNEPGFINTLKPTRIYSDLDSESSGTRALVQAKIQEKLDKGTKRSSSKEKIAEAARQKPIKVSTEVQAGGSRTITKTNADTETKTVASEKSKPIKNQTNNAEETEEEDEEEEESGSEETESEQEEVAAVEPDTVEGKRIEEDNAPQVAPTDEANEDDLGPPPSTPDHEWECEFCTYVNEPNVKICLICCKTPSSVPRKTSTTTAPAEIPIVEERPIMVKDKPSVSPERPTAHKEKRSSSTERTKDKPKDNVKEKEKTKDKVHSTTNRTTASTSTVTTAPKRKTGVTQSIISNLTNGISKLKINSSENESDNSMLAKKKETVEDVWAALDDNIQTTANEVMRKAEKSKQSNKVSTSCGTSPIREVTKTKEVSKLQRNVKETGTSPPPQSISTQTYDTVPLRQREPSTETMATGSSSLFYNENTQSHREVPSPLSVFSPDTPHYEPRHKEPETELYILLKEAELYKFTPEELHAALKYCGPSVHPVKWLRDNWHKLIQTVQSLSTKYGQERVENIIGTVSQGEARDALRQHGGNIWQAVSECIEQRQRKYREISSKGNYSREDIVTALTIHQGNADLALLDLGRTQLKPFLMRIRGSPAGVENESGANFFGGNAVEHTIQPEIHEFLSANASECYQTPNATGAAFITDHPTLSHASSTNELRNTMYDSIYRHSPYSKEASSSRFHLDDPAFNNQNMLKDLETLIGNIEQNQAKQSEPMLKTMESMLANSLGKSEMDIENDPEMMRILMKSPITTLHAKRMTSDSNSRSQSQLDVKNFVWQHIQEIVPNLVQQVELELMEEDAMEVNAVKETPLEQKVTPPEPPPIDAEEFILEEVIGPNIKEASIRELVPPEFIYAAEIATFRMEFDRALDKDHEDEYEFDSFEDAERSTYKMYHAPEETKVTLDIERVPEIENVPEQTAEENIVANETLPQEVQEVRTDNVTTATNQQQTMVNETQVAAQAELVEDSEATVLESKVISPSTEEIEETVHEMFELPNGSVAVTNEETSTALTVNENSEVPIAISNITPIKTQTTNISEIQNTLIEEAASVSIEASVATSLESPVPQKIELPAVRNSAETTKQRRNEKMQKRQRKSQLQKNANSSETKATPAGRGNASMDRKKITEPGTQNEVIMNESLSNNNGAKSHHRTPESAEDQQADTNNPLTAENNTTNQQVLDTKERQPKVSRIPVRRSASRLSESSTNDIKTENQTAELPVETVLLNEKSITTTPESARNDDKIDATAPTELRNESEEQKETIPIENQAAEDQNISAETIPVEKTNNISNQEISKVPEEQNTSKVLESKPVTSPKTGAVSKIPQIRNDAREASTSKAARNALNNARNDKLTTPKNGIPVVKTQAEKTQPKESKIPKQAAKKVPLRSKSFSGPPGPIGISSVKTIQQKFLNQQKQLSTRVEPPKNPPNIVRKKSITEAITKFMPSTSAGASSSTATAVTSIFRTHPRIPKKKYHETCFSDDDFETTTSEEEPEPLEIRQRKISVPVFRAYPSVQEPEVVPPEVLVQKFIDEKLVANIAEAQIAATLVNMRFQQDVSLWAAKECSDLDQAISMLQQECELCMGTYPMNQIVSMLKCTHKCCKQCAKTYFTVQITDRSINDCTCPFCKLPELHGHNEHEDENLEYFSNLDIFLKSILDEEVHELFQRKLRDRTLLQDPNFKWCIQCSSGFFARPKQKRLICPDCGSVTCAQCRKTWEKQHEGISCEQFKEWKEANDPEVQAQGVQEHLSQNGIDCPKCKFRYSLARGGCMHFTCTQCKYEFCYGCGKPFMMGAKCTISSYCAKLGLHAHHPRNCLFYLRDKLPIQLQMLLKQNNIQYDEEPVELPGNHVEDASTSTPKVPRCPIPLQKETPTGLVDTVCSGEVPDKHAGMCRTHYVEYLTAKVAKARIDPLPIFDLTDCVQELRRRDIRLPERGPWDTDEIYKGMCSEVIKKNIPLETT from the exons ATGGCGACGCATTCGAACGCGAACACTTTTTCAACCAAACTAAATCGTAATGTCTTGACTATGCCAAAATGGGTG ACGGAAACCCACGATCGCATCGGTCCGAaaccaccaccgccaccatcACCCACAACGTCGGATAACACCCTTAAAGTGCCAGTATTGCcaccgaaaacaaaaaatctacCCGAGCCCGATTACGAAGTCATCGAGTTCTCTGGCCAGCAATATTCGAATGAAGTGCTCAAAGCCGGCAGTCGTTCGAAAACTCCAAGCACACCAG ATGCAAAACTGAAATGCACGCTCTGCGGTTCGCATAATCCCTGGGTCACATGTGAGGAGTGCGCTCAGCAGATCTTTTGCGCCTCTTGTGACGATATGTTTCATAAGCATCCCAAGAGGCGTACGCATGTGCGAAAG GCCATTGACCAAAGCCGTCCACCATTGCCGCCGAAAATTTTACCCGGACAAAATGGACCGACACCACCGGTGGCACCACCAAGACGCAAGGCACGCGGATTTACACCACTACTGCCGCGCAAGGAACAG GTCAACACGAATACGCTGCCAATACCGCCCTCGCCGACACCTTCATTGCGGAGCACCTCCTGGCAGGATCGCGTAAATTCACTCAAAAGCGGATTGAATCTGATGAATCGCCCCTTACCCGATACACCGAAGACGCCGACCAGCGAGCACACATCGTCACGTTCGGTCACACCCAAGTCGGTCTTCGATAGCATACAGCGTCCACCGTCCGTCACATTGGAGAAGATCAAGAGTAAGGCAAGCGCCACATTGGATCGTATGACATTGCTGCAGCAACGCTATCGTCAACACAAAGAGGAAAGCCTGAAGGGCAACACGGATCATAGCGGTTCAGTTACAGATCAG AACCTCTCATTCGATCAATGGTCAACCATCTCACCGTCGCCATCACATTTTCGCTCAGGCAGCATGTCGTCCGGGATCAATTCATCTCATTTTGACCTCACGGATGATACACATTTTCACAATATGTTTAATCAACGGCAGATGCATACGTCcgcggcacaacaacaacgcgccaaTGGTCAATTGGGCACACGTGGCATGAGCACGTCCGTCTTCAATTTGAATCACATAAATCGGCGCGCGCCAGAGCCACAGCATGCGTGGATGAATAATCCGATGCAGCAG GCCCAGTCCATGGCTCATCTGAACTGCGCAACCTGTGCCAACCCACAATCCAATGCCTGGCATGCCCATCAGCAACGCATGCCAATGAATATGCCGAACACGGAATGGGGTAATCAATTCAACTCACAGCAACAGTTGAATCGCTCGAATTTATCGCTCAACGTTGGCGCCGGCTATATGCTGCCACATCACCATGGCGCTGGTGGCATGATGGCACCACCACCGGTCTTTATGAACCAAACGGGCATGATGGCGGGCATGTATCCATATCCCTACAATGCGGGTATGCCTGTTATGAATCCAG GACTCATGGGCATGCCACCGCCCACGCGTTCACGCGCCACCTCACGAGCCGGATCACGTGCCGTTTCGCCGGCAATGAGTCGCAAATCCATGCCAGTGCGCCGAAAGCAACGTACCACCAGTTATGTTGAGGATGAACTCACCGATGATGAAGACTCCGATCAAGACGATCGACGTTCGATTGTTTCTAATCGTTCCGGCATGACTAACACGCTACGCGCACGTCAACGACGCATATCGAGTGCTTCTCAGCTGCTGGACGATGAAAGCGAAACGAATCCACGACAAACACGTGGAAAGCTGCGTGATACACGTGATCGACGCGGTTCCATTGCTAAGTCAGTGCAAAGTGATTGGTTGCCTGGACGACGGACGACAGTGAATCATAATAACACTGGCAATCGACAAAATGAACCGGGTTTTATCAACACACTCAAACCCACGCGCATTTATTCTGACTTGGACTCGGAGTCATCGGGCACACGTGCATTGGTGCAAGctaaaatacaagaaaaacttGATAAGGGTACAAAGCGTAGCAGTTCCAAAGAGAAAATAGCGGAGGCTGCGCGTCAAAAACCCATTAAAGTTTCTACAGAAGTGCAAGCAGGCGGTAGTCGAACGATAACTAAAACGAACGCTGACACTGAAACGAAAACTGTGGCATCCGAAAAATCGAAGCCCATAAAAAACCAAACGAACAATGCCGAAGAGACTGAGgaggaagatgaagaagaagaggagAGCGGTAGTGAAGAGACTGAAAGTGAACAGGAAGAAGTGGCCGCGGTAGAGCCAGATACTGTTGAAGGCAAACGCATAGAGGAAGATAATGCGCCTCAAGTAGCACCCACCGATGAAGCTAACGAAGATGACTTGGGTCCACCACCCTCAACACCAGATCATGAATGGGAGTGTGAGTTCTGCACGTATGTTAACGAACCGAACGTGAAGATCTGTTTGATTTGTTGCAAGACACCCAGCAGTGTGCCACGCAAGACCTCTACGACAACGGCGCCCGCAGAAATCCCCATAGTCGAGGAACGACCAATAATGGTTAAAGATAAACCATCCGTCAGTCCAGAAAGACCTACCGCACACAAAGAGAAACGATCCAGCAGCACAGAACGAACGAAAGACAAACCGAAAGACAACGttaaagagaaagagaaaacaaaagACAAAGTACACAGTACAACCAACAGAACCACCGCATCTACAAGCACGGTAACAACTGCACCGAAACGCAAAACTGGCGTCACACAGAGCATCATAAGTAATCTGACGAACGGCATATCGAAGCTCAAGATCAACTCATCCGAGAATGAATCGGATAACTCAATGCTAGCAAAGAAGAAAG AAACCGTTGAAGATGTGTGGGCCGCTTTAGATGATAACATACAGACCACAGCTAATGAGGTAATGCGTAAAGCGGAAAAGTCCAAACAGAGCAACAAGGTCTCAACTAGTTGCGGCACTTCACCTATAAGGGAAGTGACGAAAACTAAGGAAGTCTCAAAGTTGCAACGAAATGTGAAGGAAACCGGCACTTCACCGCCACCGCAAAGTATTTCGACTCAA ACCTACGATACGGTACCTTTACGGCAACGCGAACCAAGTACAGAAACTATGGCCACTGGAAGTAGCAGTCTGTTTTACAACGAAAATACGCAG TCACATCGTGAAGTACCCTCACCACTAAGTGTTTTCTCACCAGACACGCCGCACTACGAACCTAGACACAAAGAGCCCGAAACTGAGCTCTATATACTATTGAAG GAAGCCGAGCTTTATAAATTCACACCCGAAGAACTACATGCGGCGCTCAAGTACTGCGGTCCTTCGGTACATCCGGTAAAATGGTTACGTGATAACTGGCACAAGCTCATACAAACCGTACAGAGTTTGTCGACAAAATATGGACAGGAACGTGTAGAGAATATTATTGGCACTGTGTCACAGGGTGAGGCAAGAGATGCACTGCGGCAACATGGTGGCAATATATGGCAAGCAGTATCGGAATGTATTGAACAGCGACAGCGAAAGTACCGCGAAATCTCAAGTAAGGGCAATTACTCGCGTGAAGACATCGTAACTGCGCTGACGATACATCAAGGTAATGCGGATCTGGCGTTACTGGACTTGGGACGTACGCAGTTGAAGCCATTTTTAATGCGCATACGTGGCTCACCGGCTGGTGTAGAGAATGAGAGTGGCGCAAATTTTTTTGGCGGCAACGCAGTGGAGCATACAATTCAACCAG AAATTCATGAATTCCTCAGCGCAAACGCTTCGGAATGCTATCAAACACCAAATGCGACTGGTGCCGCTTTCATAACCGATCATCCCACGCTGTCACACGCATCATCTACTAACGAATTACGTAATACCATGTACGATAGCATTTACCGTCATAGCCCTTATAGTAAAGAGGCATCATCAAGTCGATTTCATCTAGACGATCCCGCATTTAATAATCAAAACATGTTAAAAGATCTCGAGACCCTTATCGGTAATATCGAACAAAATCAGGCGAAACAGAGCGAACCGATGCTCAAAACTATGGAGTCGATGTTAGCCAATAGTTTAGGAAAAAGTGAAATGGATATTGAAAATGATCCCGAAATGATGCGCATACTAATGAAAAGTCCCATCACTACCTTACATGCCAAGCGTATGACTTCGGATTCAAATAGTAGAAGTCAAAGTCAATTGGATGTGAAAAACTTTGTTTGGCAGCATATACAAGAAATAGTACCGAACTTGGTGCAACAAGTGGAGTTAGAACTCATGGAAGAAGATGCAATGGAAGTCAATGCAGTTAAAGAAACTCCATTGGAGCAAAAGGTAACACCACCAGAGCCACCACCAATCGATGCTGAAGAGTTCATATTGGAGGAAGTCATTGGACCAAATATTAAAGAAGCATCAATCCGGGAGTTGGTGCCACCCGAGTTCATATATGCGGCAGAAATTGCCACTTTCCGCATGGAATTCGATCGCGCATTGGATAAGGACCATGAGGATGAGTACGAATTCGATAGCTTTGAAGATGCTGAAAGGAGTACATATAAAATGTATCACGCTCCTGAGGAAACGAAAGTAACTCTTGATATTGAGAGAGTTCCAGAGATAGAAAACGTACCCGAGCAAACCGCAGAGGAGAATATAGTCGCAAATGAAACTCTTCCTCAAGAAGTACAAGAAGTAAGAACAGATAACGTAACTACAGCAACAAATCAGCAACAAACAATGGTAAATGAGACGCAAGTAGCAGCACAAGCTGAACTCGTGGAGGACAGTGAAGCAACAGTACTTGAAAGTAAAGTTATTTCACCCAGCACCGAAGAAATTGAGGAAACAGTTCATGAAATGTTTGAGTTACCAAATGGATCCGTAGCCGTAACCAATGAAGAAACATCTACGGCACTAACGGTTAATGAAAACTCGGAGGTACCAATAGCAATTTCAAATATTACTCCGATCAAAACGCAGACTACAAACATATCAGAAATACAAAACACGCTTATAGAAGAAGCCGCCAGTGTCAGCATCGAAGCTTCTGTAGCTACTTCTTTAGAGTCACCTGTGCCCCAGAAAATCGAATTACCAGCTGTTAGAAACTCCGCTGAAACCACAAAACAGAGAAGAAATGAAAAGATGCAGAAACGTCAGAGAAAGAGTCAGTTGCAAAAGAATGCGAATAGCTCCGAAACAAAAGCAACGCCGGCTGGTCGAGGAAATGCTAGTATGGACCGAAAGAAAATAACTGAGCCAGGAACTCAAAACGAGGTCATAATGAATGAGAGCTTAAGCAATAACAACGGAGCTAAGTCTCACCATCGAACTCCAGAATCGGCTGAGGATCAACAGGCAGATACGAACAATCCACTTACCGCAGAAAACAATACAACAAACCAACAAGTTTTAGATACCAAAGAACGTCAACCGAAAGTGTCGAGAATTCCTGTACGTCGTAGTGCAAGTCGACTATCTG AGTCTTCAACTAACGACATCAAAACAGAGAATCAAACAGCCGAACTGCCCGTAGAAACCGTGCTCTTAAATGAAAAGAGTATTACAACAACACCAGAAAGCGCAAGGAATGATGATAAGATAGACGCAACTGCCCCAACTGAGTTGCGAAATGAAAGCGAAGAACAAAAAGAGACAATTCCGATTGAGAACCAAGCAGCTGAAGATCAAAATATAAGCGCAGAGACTATCCCTGTTGAAAAgacaaataatatttcaaaccaAGAGATTTCAAAAGTCCCTGAAGAACAAAACACAAGCAAAGTTTTGGAATCTAAACCTGTCACAAGTCCTAAAACCGGTGCTGTAAGTAAGATACCACAAATAAGAAACGATGCCCGCGAAGCATCCACTTCGAAAGCTGCACGCAACGCTTTGAACAATGCGCGAAACGATAAACTTACCACACCAAAGAACGGTATCCCTGTTGTTAAAACTCAAGCTGAAAAAACCCAACCTAAGGAAAGTAAAATACCAAAACAGGCAGCAAAAAAGGTACCCTTGCGCTCGAAATCCTTCTCCGGACCACCAGGTCCGATTGGCATTTCTTCGGTAAAGACCATACAACAAAAGTTTCTGAATCAGCAAAAACAGTTAAGCACGCGTGTAGAACCACCCAAAAATCCACCAAATATAGTGCGTAAGAAGTCAATAACCGAAGCTATTACTAAATTTATGCCCAGCACATCAGCGGGTGCCAGTAGTTCTACAGCTACTGCGGTAACCAGCATTTTCCGCACCCATCCACGTATACCTAAGAAGAAATATCACGAGACATGCTTTTCAGATGATGACTTTGAGACGACGACGAGTGAGGAAGAACCGGAACCGCTAGAGATACGTCAACGTAAGATAAGTGTGCCAGTTTTTCGCGCATACCCCAGCGTACAGGAGCCGGAAGTTGTGCCACCAGAg GTGCTCGTTCAAAAATTCATCGACGAAAAACTAGTCGCAAATATTGCTGAAGCGCAAATAGCTGCAACACTGGTCAATATGCGGTTCCAACAGGATGTTTCGCTGTGGGCGGCCAAAGAATGTAGTGACCTCGATCAAGCCATCTCTATGCTACAGCAAGAGTGTGAACTCTGCATGGGCACATATCCCATGAACCAAATTGTCTCGATGCTCAAATGTACGCACAAATGTTGCAAACAATGTGCCAAAACATATTTCACAGTGCAG ATTACTGATCGCAGCATCAACGACTGCACTTGTCCGTTCTGCAAGCTACCCGAATTACACGGACATAACGAGCATGAGGACGAGAATTTAGAATATTTCTCGAATTTGGATATCTTTCTGAAGAGCATTTTGGACGAAGAAGTGCATGAGTTATTCCAGCGTAAGCTAAGAGATCGCACACTGTTGCAAGATCCGAATTTCAAGTGGTGCATACAGTGCTCATCCGGTTTCTTCGCGCGGCCCAAACAGAAGCGACTCATATGTCCAGACTGTGGTTCCGTGACATGTGCGCAGTGTAGAAAGACG TGGGAAAAGCAACACGAAGGTATTTCGTGTGAACAATTCAAGGAATGGAAGGAAGCCAACGATCCGGAAGTGCAGGCACAGGGAGTGCAAGAGCATTTGTCGCAAAATGGCATTGATTGTCCTAAATGTAAATTCAGATACTCGCTGGCCAG AGGTGGCTGCATGCATTTCACTTGCACCCAATGCaaatatgaattttgctatGGTTGTGGCAAACCATTTATGATGGGCGCCAAATGCACCATCTCATCGTATTGCGCCAAATTGGGTCTGCATGCACATCATCCGCGGAATTGTCTTTTCTATTTACGTGACAAGTTGCCCATACAATTACAAATGTtacttaaacaaaataacaTACAATACGATGAAGAACCTGTAGAGTTGCCTGGCAACCACGTGGAAGATGCCTCAACGTCCACACCGAAAGTGCCACGTTGTCCGATTCCTTTGCAAAAGGAGACACCCACCGGTCTGGTAGATACTGTATGCAGTGGAGAGGTGCCAGATAAACATGCTGGCATGTGTCG CACCCATTACGTCGAGTACTTGACCGCAAAAGTGGCTAAAGCGCGCATTGATCCACTGCCCATATTCGATCTAACCGATTGTGTGCAAGAGTTACGACgacgagatatacgactgccGGAACGAGGTCCATGGGATACTGATGAAATCTACAAGGGCATGTGTTCTGAG gttataaagaaaaatattccgCTGGAAACGACATGA